A window of the Juglans microcarpa x Juglans regia isolate MS1-56 chromosome 5D, Jm3101_v1.0, whole genome shotgun sequence genome harbors these coding sequences:
- the LOC121264898 gene encoding alanine--glyoxylate aminotransferase 2 homolog 3, mitochondrial, with product MQGVMVRKAVSSAARNSAIAQRCFSHSRVAQKEAPLQKDDVSVPKMPPFDYSPPPYNGPSAGEILAKRKDYLSPSLFHLYKKPLNVVDGKMQYLFDDEGRRYVDAFGGIATVCCGHCHPDVVDAIIKQTKRLQHSTVLYLNSAIADFAEALASKLPGDLKVVFFTNSGTEANELAIMMARLYTGCQDIISLRNGYHGNAAGTMGATGQSIWKFNVVQSGVHHAVNPDPYRGVFGSDGEKYAKDVQDLIDYGTSGNVAAFISETIQGVGGIVELAPGYLPAVYGSIKNAGGICIADEVQSGFARTGSHFWGFESQGVVPDIVTMAKSIGNGIPLGAVVTTPKIAEVLTRRSYFNTFGGNPVCTAAGLAVLRVIEKENLQENALLVGSYLKDRLMAMKNKYEIIGDVRGRGLMLGIELVTDRQERTPAKAETLHVVDQMKELGVLIGKGGFYGNVFRITPPLCFNKEDADFLVDSMDYVMSRM from the exons ATGCAGGGAGTTATGGTGCGGAAAGCCGTATCATCCGCAGCAAGAAATTCTGCGATAGCGCAACGCTGCTTTTCTCATTCACGGGTAGCTCAGAAGGAGGCCCCTCTCCAAAAGGATGACGTCTCTGTTCCGAAAATGCCCCCCTTCGATTACTCTCCTCCACCGTACAATGGTCCCTCCGCCGGCGAGATCTTGGCGAAGCGGAAGGACTATCTCAGCCCTTCATTGTTCCACTTATACAAGAAACCC TTGAACGTCGTAGATGGGAAGATGCAGTACCTGTTTGACGACGAAGGGAGGAGATACGTGGACGCTTTCGGTGGGATTGCAACGGTGTGCTGCGGGCACTGCCACCCGGATGTGGTGGACGCCATCATCAAACAAACCAAGCGCTTGCAGCACTCCACCGTCCTCTACCTCAACTCAGCCATCGCCGATTTCGCGGAGGCCCTCGCCTCCAAATTGCCTGGCGACCTCAAG GTGGTGTTCTTTACGAACTCTGGGACGGAAGCGAATGAGTTGGCTATAATGATGGCCAGGTTGTACACAGGATGCCAAGATATAATATCTTTGAGAAATGGGTATCATGGAAACGCAGCGGGGACGATGGGGGCCACCGGACAGAGCATTTGGAAATTTAATGTCGTGCAG AGTGGAGTTCATCATGCCGTGAATCCAGATCCGTATAGAGGTGTTTTTGGCTCAGATGGTGAAAAGTACGCAAAAGACGTCCAAGATCTTATCGACTATGGAACTTCTGGCAATGTGGCTGCCTTTATATCTGAAACAATTCAG GGTGTGGGGGGAATTGTAGAATTGGCCCCTGGATACTTGCCGGCTGTTTATGGCAGTATTAAGAACGCAGGAGGCATCTGTATTGCTGATGAGGTTCAATCTGGGTTCGCTAGAACAGGGAGTCACTTTTGGGGCTTTGAGTCCCAAGGTGTCGTGCCTGACATAGTGACAATGGCAAAG AGCATTGGAAATGGCATTCCCCTCGGGGCGGTGGTAACCACTCCTAAGATTGCAGAAGTATTGACTCGCCGCAGTTACTTCAACACCTTTGGTGGGAATCCAGTATGTACTGCTGCAGGACTAGCAGTTTTGAGAGTGATCGAGAAAGAAAATCTTCAGGAGAATGCACTTCTTGTGGGGTCTTACTTGAAAGATAGACTAATGGCAATGAAGAATAAATATGAAA TTATCGGAGATGTGAGGGGAAGAGGACTTATGCTTGGAATTGAACTTGTCACTGATCGTCAAGAGAGAACTCCTGCAAAAGCTGAAACTCTGCATGTAGTGGACCAGATGAAAG AATTGGGAGTATTGATCGGAAAAGGGGGATTCTACGGAAATGTGTTTAGAATCACACCTCCTCTCTGCTTCAACAAGGAAGATGCTG ATTTCCTTGTAGATTCGATGGACTACGTAATGTCGAGGATGTGA